A region of Nostoc flagelliforme CCNUN1 DNA encodes the following proteins:
- a CDS encoding DUF454 family protein: MLKQIRNAGRIVVGSVCIVLGVIGILLPLVPGTPFLLVAAFCFSTLES, translated from the coding sequence ATGCTCAAGCAAATCAGAAACGCCGGTAGAATTGTCGTTGGTTCCGTTTGTATTGTTTTGGGTGTAATTGGGATACTTCTCCCCTTGGTTCCCGGCACTCCTTTTCTTCTTGTTGCTGCTTTCTGTTTCAGTACTTTGGAATCATAA
- a CDS encoding DUF5132 domain-containing protein, which translates to MFELEALLLGLEPMTAAVIGVGALAIAPIVGAVDAATGSNLSDSARSTAKTGLVWVFQAFDKVQSSAAEASESFQDLIAEAKSDIKSSKNGTSEAAPREVTIG; encoded by the coding sequence ATGTTTGAACTAGAAGCTTTATTGCTAGGACTAGAGCCAATGACTGCTGCGGTAATTGGTGTTGGCGCACTAGCTATTGCCCCTATTGTTGGTGCTGTAGATGCTGCGACGGGTAGCAATTTATCTGACTCAGCGCGATCGACAGCTAAGACTGGATTAGTTTGGGTTTTCCAAGCCTTTGACAAAGTGCAATCTAGCGCTGCTGAAGCTTCCGAATCCTTCCAGGATTTGATTGCAGAAGCCAAATCTGATATCAAGTCTTCCAAGAATGGCACAAGTGAAGCAGCTCCGCGTGAGGTAACGATTGGGTAA
- a CDS encoding HMA2 domain-containing protein encodes MDYQIVHAVEGRIRIRIPLLAEEAEYASKLQKRVESLNYVTNVRINPLAESMIVTYKYKFVSCTVMQTHLQEAIAQVPSPQSLSAPPAPELEIAQMASPQPPSAPPTPELAVVEEKSSGVSTGVVQESFAYSVEQVNPDKDPWEDETTPAIEPLTNEVQQDLSTPQTSTVEDAQTEDELVDTVTEQVSDVTPLQTSALARRLDVHPKALSRYKSKPDFRQWSQKKDPNSIAWAYDSVSKIFCPTELTVSTDQSNPQEQRMQTEVEKVGSEVLGGVVGGIVGETVGGVLAGSIGMVVGEEVGTVVGAILGEDLGKQAEHVNHLEAQKHPELETQEEIEVSVGETTGGKIGETVGEIVGEVLLGQEGGVIGKDMGEKIGSAVTEILEKEVIVNNESGEQESDQN; translated from the coding sequence ATGGATTATCAAATTGTTCATGCTGTTGAAGGACGGATTCGCATCCGGATTCCCCTATTAGCTGAGGAAGCAGAGTATGCCAGTAAATTGCAAAAGCGGGTTGAGTCCTTGAACTATGTTACCAATGTTCGGATTAACCCTCTAGCTGAGTCAATGATTGTCACTTATAAATATAAGTTTGTTTCATGTACTGTGATGCAGACTCATCTTCAAGAAGCGATCGCACAAGTGCCTTCTCCACAGTCCCTGTCTGCACCTCCTGCACCGGAACTAGAAATTGCACAAATGGCTTCCCCACAGCCGCCATCCGCACCTCCTACGCCAGAACTAGCAGTAGTAGAAGAGAAATCATCGGGGGTTTCAACAGGAGTTGTACAAGAGTCGTTTGCTTATAGCGTGGAACAGGTTAACCCAGATAAAGACCCTTGGGAAGATGAGACGACTCCAGCAATTGAGCCACTGACTAACGAAGTTCAACAAGATTTATCTACGCCACAGACATCAACGGTTGAGGATGCCCAAACCGAGGATGAGTTAGTAGATACTGTTACAGAGCAGGTATCTGATGTAACACCGTTGCAAACATCAGCTTTAGCAAGGCGTTTAGACGTACATCCTAAAGCTTTAAGCCGATATAAGTCAAAACCAGACTTTAGGCAGTGGAGCCAGAAAAAAGACCCAAACAGCATTGCTTGGGCTTATGATAGTGTCTCAAAAATCTTTTGCCCAACGGAGCTAACTGTAAGTACGGATCAGTCTAATCCTCAAGAACAGAGGATGCAGACAGAAGTAGAAAAAGTTGGAAGTGAAGTGCTAGGTGGAGTAGTGGGAGGAATTGTCGGCGAAACTGTAGGGGGTGTACTTGCAGGGTCGATAGGAATGGTTGTTGGTGAAGAAGTTGGCACTGTCGTGGGTGCAATCTTGGGAGAGGATTTAGGTAAACAAGCCGAACACGTCAATCACCTAGAGGCACAAAAGCACCCTGAACTAGAGACGCAAGAAGAAATAGAAGTTTCGGTGGGTGAAACAACAGGAGGAAAAATTGGTGAGACTGTGGGAGAAATTGTCGGTGAGGTTTTGTTGGGACAAGAGGGTGGAGTAATTGGTAAAGATATGGGCGAAAAAATTGGCTCGGCTGTTACAGAAATACTTGAGAAAGAAGTAATAGTGAACAACGAGTCTGGCGAACAAGAATCTGATCAAAATTAG
- the cax gene encoding calcium/proton exchanger, giving the protein MTTKDKILLCMLVFVPISFITEWLHLHPVIVFVTSGLAIIPLAAWIANSTEEIATVVGPSLGGLLNATFGNATEMIISIVALRAGLVEVVKASITGTIVANLLLALGAAIFLGGLRFKEQSFQPKVARINASSLNLALVVLLTPTAIDFTSKGLQPTTINNFSAVAAILLLVFYLLMLLFSMKTHRDMYELRATELDESEQAEVKSHQHETSLWKNVTILLICTIALVFVSDVLVASLQKAITTLGFTSLFTGVILIPLFGGAVEYITAATFAMKNKMDLAVAVAMGSSLQIAMFVAPILVLVGQLMGQPMNLDFNPFEVLAVAIAVLITNSISTDGNSNWLEGALLLITYAVLGAAFYFHP; this is encoded by the coding sequence ATGACAACAAAAGATAAAATCCTGCTTTGTATGTTAGTGTTTGTGCCCATTTCCTTTATAACGGAATGGCTGCATTTACATCCTGTTATTGTTTTCGTTACTTCTGGTTTAGCAATTATCCCTTTAGCAGCGTGGATTGCTAATTCTACAGAAGAAATTGCTACTGTTGTCGGGCCATCTCTCGGTGGGTTGCTCAATGCTACTTTTGGCAACGCAACTGAGATGATTATCTCTATTGTTGCCCTTCGTGCGGGTTTGGTGGAGGTAGTCAAAGCCAGCATTACAGGTACTATCGTTGCTAACCTACTCCTGGCTCTAGGAGCAGCAATTTTCTTGGGAGGGTTACGTTTTAAAGAGCAAAGTTTTCAGCCTAAGGTGGCCCGAATTAATGCTTCTTCACTAAATCTGGCGTTGGTAGTGCTACTTACACCTACTGCTATCGACTTCACATCTAAAGGATTACAGCCTACAACTATCAATAATTTTTCTGCGGTTGCTGCGATTTTGCTGTTAGTGTTCTACCTATTGATGCTGCTGTTTTCTATGAAAACTCATAGGGATATGTATGAACTCAGAGCTACTGAACTTGATGAATCAGAACAAGCAGAAGTTAAGTCTCATCAACATGAAACATCTTTATGGAAGAATGTTACTATCTTGCTAATTTGTACTATTGCGTTAGTATTTGTTTCTGATGTCTTAGTTGCTAGTCTACAAAAAGCAATTACGACTTTAGGCTTTACTAGCTTATTTACAGGGGTAATTCTGATTCCACTTTTTGGAGGTGCTGTAGAGTATATTACTGCTGCTACCTTTGCTATGAAAAATAAAATGGATTTAGCAGTAGCAGTGGCGATGGGTTCTAGCCTACAAATTGCTATGTTTGTTGCTCCAATTTTGGTGTTAGTGGGTCAGTTGATGGGGCAACCGATGAATCTGGATTTTAACCCGTTTGAAGTATTGGCAGTGGCGATCGCTGTTTTAATCACCAACTCCATCAGCACAGATGGAAACTCTAACTGGCTAGAGGGAGCCTTACTGCTGATTACCTACGCAGTTTTAGGAGCAGCATTCTATTTTCATCCATAA
- a CDS encoding P-type ATPase gives MLRVIRHGEDSVYVFLIVTYYIDHNGSLISSRQQLRNMFYQVVHSTQGRCRIRVPRLADDLEFAENLNRLVESLQFVTEVRINPAASSLIVNYNVTVVNFEDAQKYLSTCIEKASCIQQANLIETYDEETIEESDLIPEVNQWKDLGLPLLSLSLAVFASPLELPPLLIIIAIAGAAMPWFNRASDSIVNQHHPNIDLLDSAWITLQTVQGQYIAPALKTSLVEIRRSLRGTVNEAREQKALDFLNYVHQDIWVQRDQLQPAVRAIELQAGDRITIHAGEIIPVDGRILSGSGLVDCSYLTSITTPMHYSLGQEVYASSRLLEGELSILVERTGENTRLGLIAHLMQSTPVHDTHIGAQQAEFVKNAIVPTLVLGGTIFAATGNLGAAISPFQFDFGSGIPISISTTILSALTHAVQNGIYIRSGRVVELLTQLNTLVIHDSALLYLNTTASDCIKAIATLQEQGITVYLVSDDSLAKTTLLAKKFGIHPNHILAESYPQQRANLVDGLRSQGGCVAVLGINGDCHADISVSLAFKGNVCTETADVVLLDQQLQGLIYAIAIAKRAMEVVYQNTATIVVPNLMMQIGGGMFLGVNPVWNVIVNNGSAFIAEFLNGSRPIFDSIVPSQQKNNHQTNLLAIPATSTQLSLPILNGNKFNQQPLTQ, from the coding sequence ATGTTAAGAGTTATCCGACATGGTGAAGATTCAGTTTATGTTTTCCTAATTGTGACTTATTATATTGATCACAATGGAAGTTTAATATCTTCCCGACAGCAATTAAGAAATATGTTTTATCAAGTCGTTCATAGCACCCAGGGACGCTGCCGTATTCGTGTACCCAGGCTGGCAGATGACTTAGAGTTTGCTGAAAACCTCAATCGCTTGGTTGAGTCGTTGCAGTTTGTCACAGAGGTTCGCATCAATCCCGCAGCTAGCTCGCTGATTGTTAACTACAATGTTACTGTGGTTAATTTTGAAGATGCCCAAAAATATCTGTCAACCTGTATTGAAAAGGCGAGTTGTATTCAACAAGCGAATCTGATTGAAACTTATGATGAAGAAACTATAGAAGAATCTGACCTGATTCCAGAAGTTAATCAATGGAAAGATTTAGGTCTACCTCTGCTCAGTCTGAGTTTGGCAGTATTTGCATCTCCGTTGGAGTTACCACCTCTGTTGATCATAATAGCGATCGCTGGTGCTGCGATGCCTTGGTTCAATCGAGCATCTGACAGCATTGTTAATCAGCATCATCCTAATATCGATCTTTTAGACTCGGCGTGGATAACTCTACAAACCGTCCAAGGTCAATATATTGCCCCAGCTTTGAAAACTAGTTTAGTAGAAATCCGTAGAAGCTTGCGCGGTACAGTTAATGAAGCCAGAGAACAAAAAGCTCTAGACTTTTTAAATTATGTACATCAAGATATTTGGGTGCAGCGTGATCAATTACAACCAGCAGTAAGAGCAATAGAGTTGCAAGCGGGCGATCGCATTACGATTCACGCTGGTGAAATAATTCCTGTAGATGGTAGGATTCTATCTGGTAGTGGTTTGGTGGATTGCTCCTACCTCACAAGCATAACTACACCTATGCATTATTCTCTAGGGCAAGAGGTCTACGCCTCTTCTCGGTTATTAGAGGGAGAATTGTCTATCTTAGTGGAACGGACGGGTGAAAATACTCGCCTGGGATTGATTGCTCATCTTATGCAATCTACTCCGGTGCATGATACGCACATTGGCGCACAACAAGCAGAATTTGTGAAAAATGCCATCGTGCCAACCTTAGTTTTAGGCGGCACTATTTTTGCTGCAACAGGTAATTTAGGAGCTGCTATTTCTCCTTTTCAGTTTGACTTTGGTAGTGGTATTCCTATTTCTATCTCAACAACCATCCTCTCTGCCTTGACTCACGCTGTCCAAAATGGCATTTATATCCGTAGTGGTCGTGTTGTCGAGTTGTTGACTCAGTTAAATACCCTTGTCATCCATGACTCTGCACTATTGTATCTAAATACAACTGCATCAGACTGTATTAAGGCGATCGCTACCCTACAAGAACAGGGTATTACTGTCTACCTCGTCAGTGACGATAGTTTAGCAAAAACTACCCTTCTGGCGAAAAAATTTGGCATTCATCCTAACCATATCCTTGCAGAATCTTATCCCCAACAACGAGCAAACTTAGTTGATGGACTCCGCAGCCAAGGAGGGTGTGTAGCAGTGCTGGGAATAAATGGTGATTGTCATGCAGACATTTCTGTCTCACTTGCCTTCAAGGGGAATGTTTGTACGGAAACAGCAGATGTAGTGCTGCTTGATCAGCAATTGCAAGGATTAATTTATGCTATTGCGATCGCTAAAAGAGCAATGGAGGTAGTTTACCAAAATACAGCAACTATTGTTGTTCCCAACCTGATGATGCAAATTGGTGGCGGTATGTTCTTGGGTGTCAATCCAGTTTGGAATGTCATCGTGAATAATGGCTCGGCATTTATTGCTGAATTCTTAAATGGTTCGCGCCCCATTTTTGATTCGATTGTGCCATCACAACAGAAAAATAATCACCAAACAAATCTTCTAGCGATTCCTGCGACTTCGACCCAGTTATCTTTACCTATTTTGAATGGCAATAAATTTAATCAACAACCCTTAACTCAATGA
- a CDS encoding IS4/Tn5 family transposase DNA-binding protein: protein MSEIFNSGTVLKRAYEFLPRSSCRS from the coding sequence CTGTCGGAAATCTTCAACAGTGGAACCGTACTCAAGAGAGCATACGAGTTTTTGCCACGTAGTTCGTGCCGCTCATAA
- a CDS encoding cupin domain-containing protein, translating into MSLPVKEIVLAPGEGNHLTTGNSEIIFKVVGADTHGHLGLFENIIQPGGTSPVLHIHRQMEEMFYVLEGKVEIQVGNQIVQGQPGAFVLVPRNTPHTFANRGTQDAKLLIMFCPAGEREKYFEGLAELLKDGQTPDRDALIELMRQFDQEPVEI; encoded by the coding sequence ATGAGTTTACCAGTTAAAGAAATTGTTTTAGCGCCAGGAGAAGGTAATCATTTAACTACTGGTAATAGCGAAATAATATTTAAGGTAGTTGGTGCTGATACTCATGGTCACTTGGGATTGTTTGAAAACATAATACAACCAGGCGGAACTTCTCCAGTACTGCATATTCATCGACAAATGGAAGAAATGTTTTATGTATTAGAAGGAAAAGTAGAAATTCAAGTTGGTAATCAGATAGTGCAGGGGCAACCAGGGGCATTTGTGTTAGTTCCACGTAACACACCTCATACATTTGCTAATCGAGGAACTCAGGATGCAAAATTATTAATCATGTTTTGTCCAGCAGGAGAACGCGAAAAGTACTTTGAAGGGTTAGCCGAACTGCTCAAGGACGGACAGACTCCAGACCGAGATGCTCTTATAGAATTGATGCGGCAATTTGATCAGGAGCCAGTAGAGATTTAA
- a CDS encoding cytochrome P450, with protein sequence MTLKDKVLKGHARQLWLAPILDKVGYDTAIGKFLRLIFYYTDASIILKAWRDFLYIRKDNIGNKYFAVDQAIMHSSHSQVSELMQTQPQLRGNDLGIIRILAPSYLLDNPLSLGTNGNEHTGVRTVILQALPEPSQKIDFLGNLVEQSLLEAAKQGKLHIGNDLPKIILSILHQLVFQIFLSEEEITASRSYIKGLPLASLPNFISKYVLAILTAPKIRHRQHLTKRYKQSAKWASYFETGAQYQLNEHQIANTLFDMIHIAGTAGTSALLGSVIGVLCLDNALRNDVVSELNAIWNGKKTLDPDALERSTLLNQVILETARLYPPVRFVSQLTTEGGEVEIGEQKCPFQKGTRLLGSIFTANRDANRYQNPDDFDLTRNFSDILSWNGEGHERACPGKSLSIGFIKIFCLHLFQNYQWDSITEVKWDFEKVTAVTPNNLVLQGFAQRL encoded by the coding sequence ATGACACTTAAAGATAAAGTTCTCAAAGGTCATGCTCGCCAGCTTTGGCTTGCACCCATACTAGATAAAGTAGGTTATGACACTGCGATCGGCAAGTTTCTGCGTTTGATTTTCTATTATACGGATGCCTCAATCATACTCAAAGCATGGCGGGACTTTCTCTACATCCGTAAGGACAATATTGGAAACAAGTATTTTGCAGTAGACCAAGCAATTATGCATTCCTCTCACTCCCAAGTGAGTGAACTAATGCAAACCCAACCACAACTGCGGGGAAATGATTTAGGCATCATCAGAATATTAGCTCCTAGCTACCTGCTCGATAATCCTCTGAGCTTGGGAACGAACGGTAACGAACACACAGGGGTACGTACTGTGATCTTACAAGCCTTACCAGAACCGTCTCAAAAGATAGACTTTTTAGGGAATCTAGTTGAGCAAAGCTTATTAGAAGCTGCCAAACAAGGCAAATTACACATCGGCAACGATTTGCCAAAAATCATCCTGTCAATTTTGCACCAACTGGTTTTTCAGATATTTTTATCTGAGGAAGAAATCACAGCATCACGTAGTTACATTAAAGGTTTGCCTCTGGCATCCTTGCCTAATTTTATAAGCAAGTATGTGCTAGCAATATTAACAGCGCCAAAAATTCGGCATCGTCAACATTTAACCAAGCGATATAAACAATCGGCTAAATGGGCATCTTACTTTGAAACAGGCGCTCAGTATCAGTTGAACGAACACCAAATCGCTAATACCCTTTTCGATATGATTCATATCGCTGGTACTGCCGGTACAAGTGCGCTTTTAGGATCGGTTATTGGTGTTCTTTGCTTGGATAATGCCCTCAGAAATGATGTAGTGTCAGAACTGAATGCAATCTGGAATGGCAAGAAAACTTTAGACCCAGATGCTCTAGAACGGTCAACACTTCTCAATCAAGTGATTTTAGAAACAGCTCGTCTCTATCCACCAGTGCGATTTGTTAGTCAACTCACCACTGAAGGGGGTGAAGTTGAGATTGGAGAACAAAAATGTCCATTCCAAAAAGGTACTCGCTTGCTAGGCTCTATTTTTACGGCTAATCGGGATGCCAACAGATACCAAAATCCAGATGATTTTGACCTAACACGGAATTTTTCAGATATCTTATCTTGGAATGGCGAAGGGCATGAGCGAGCTTGTCCTGGTAAATCCTTATCAATTGGCTTTATCAAAATTTTCTGTTTACATCTATTCCAAAACTATCAATGGGACTCAATTACAGAAGTCAAGTGGGATTTTGAAAAAGTGACTGCCGTTACTCCTAATAATTTAGTACTACAAGGTTTTGCTCAACGATTGTGA
- a CDS encoding Get3/ArsA fold putative tail anchor-mediating ATPase NosAFP, with protein MSRIITFLGKADTRHTTVAIATAKWFAQYSQRVLLVTHNPNPSAELLLETSLKATPQEIAPYLSVVQLQATVLLEQVWEEVKKWLALYLPPSVKMEIYSREVIILPGFDSLLSFNALRKYYQSEDYDVIIYDGRGDLESLRMLGIPNIADWYFRRFRQTLESLDLSKIADSIGGPLASALLSANMDTRKVQDAIVQIQDWIAKSVAVVGDAKRLSAYLVTTDEPAAIAEARWLWGSAQQVDLRVSGVLAYQSYEAANKTELEQAFAPLEVNLIPVLQKHNWEPLLDALPDFKTIPHVPQPLTVDLVQRQVKVFLPGFSKSQVKLTQLGTELTVEAGDQRRNIVLPNELRNQPVTGGKFEEPYLVISF; from the coding sequence ATGAGCAGAATTATTACATTTTTAGGCAAGGCGGATACGAGACACACCACAGTAGCGATCGCCACTGCTAAATGGTTTGCTCAGTATTCTCAACGGGTGCTACTAGTAACCCACAATCCCAATCCCAGCGCAGAACTGCTGTTAGAAACTTCCCTCAAAGCAACTCCCCAAGAGATTGCGCCTTATCTAAGTGTGGTACAGTTGCAAGCAACAGTACTATTAGAACAAGTTTGGGAAGAAGTCAAAAAGTGGTTGGCTCTCTACCTCCCGCCCTCTGTAAAAATGGAGATATATTCGAGAGAGGTGATTATCCTACCGGGTTTTGACAGCCTTCTGTCTTTCAACGCTCTGCGAAAGTACTATCAAAGTGAAGACTATGATGTCATCATCTATGATGGGCGGGGAGATTTAGAATCATTGAGAATGCTGGGCATTCCCAACATTGCAGATTGGTATTTTCGCCGATTTCGTCAAACGTTAGAATCTCTAGATTTGAGTAAAATCGCCGACTCGATTGGGGGCCCTCTCGCCAGTGCTTTGTTGAGTGCAAATATGGACACCCGAAAAGTGCAAGATGCTATTGTGCAAATTCAAGATTGGATTGCTAAAAGCGTTGCAGTTGTAGGAGATGCCAAAAGGTTAAGTGCTTATTTAGTGACTACAGATGAACCAGCAGCCATCGCTGAGGCTCGTTGGCTTTGGGGTAGTGCACAGCAGGTTGATTTGCGAGTAAGTGGGGTTTTAGCTTATCAAAGTTATGAAGCAGCTAACAAAACTGAACTAGAGCAAGCTTTTGCTCCATTGGAAGTAAACCTAATTCCAGTATTGCAAAAACACAATTGGGAACCTCTACTAGATGCACTACCAGATTTTAAAACTATTCCTCATGTTCCCCAACCTTTAACAGTTGATTTGGTGCAACGTCAGGTAAAAGTATTCTTGCCAGGATTCAGCAAATCGCAAGTCAAGCTTACCCAGTTGGGTACAGAACTCACGGTTGAAGCAGGTGATCAACGGCGAAATATTGTTTTACCAAACGAACTACGAAATCAGCCAGTTACCGGAGGCAAATTTGAAGAACCTTATTTGGTTATTTCATTTTAG
- a CDS encoding IS982 family transposase → MLNEIIAIYAITDDLLKGIGHDEDGRILVSDAEIITTAVCAAMFFNGNHSKACTYMQEHGLIRNMLDKSRFNRRLHGIFMLMNDLFHQMGMILKEISDDTEYLLDSFPVAMCDNIRIFNVKLIKSEQYRGYIASKKRYFYGVRVQLLTTKTGIPVEFVFLPGSANDLRGLNALPLNLPPGSEIYGDAAYTDYTIEDDLEQTSQISLKVMRKQKSTRLDPPWIQYIKQHTRHYIETVFSSITSDFPKSIHAVTYQGFLLKLQAFIFAFTLQEAFI, encoded by the coding sequence ATGTTAAACGAAATAATTGCCATCTATGCTATCACGGATGACTTGTTGAAAGGGATTGGACATGATGAAGATGGTCGGATACTCGTAAGTGATGCAGAAATTATCACAACGGCTGTGTGTGCGGCGATGTTCTTTAATGGCAACCACAGCAAGGCTTGCACTTATATGCAAGAACATGGTTTGATCCGAAATATGTTAGATAAATCACGATTCAATAGAAGATTACACGGTATCTTCATGTTAATGAACGATTTATTTCATCAAATGGGAATGATACTCAAAGAAATTAGTGATGATACGGAGTATCTTTTAGACTCATTCCCAGTAGCGATGTGTGATAATATTCGCATTTTTAATGTCAAGTTAATTAAGTCCGAGCAGTATCGAGGTTATATTGCATCCAAGAAAAGATACTTCTATGGTGTGCGAGTTCAATTATTAACAACCAAAACCGGGATTCCTGTGGAATTTGTGTTTTTACCTGGGAGTGCCAATGATCTACGTGGGTTAAATGCCTTACCCTTAAATCTGCCGCCAGGGAGTGAAATTTATGGCGATGCAGCTTACACAGATTACACCATTGAAGATGACTTGGAACAAACTAGTCAAATTAGTTTGAAAGTGATGCGGAAACAGAAATCCACTCGTCTTGACCCTCCTTGGATTCAATATATTAAACAACATACTCGCCATTATATTGAAACTGTATTTAGTTCGATTACAAGTGATTTTCCCAAATCCATTCATGCCGTTACCTATCAAGGGTTTTTACTGAAACTTCAGGCATTTATTTTTGCCTTCACTCTCCAAGAAGCATTTATCTAG
- a CDS encoding lipoxygenase family protein encodes MTASSPDNLISSSSTHTLDIARQEYQYNYIHIPSIAMVDQLSTAEEFTTNWYFLLAQQLRVLFVNTLIVNRGNQGSKSIRDDVEKFILEALFKGALPARISILARILQIIPQFLLKSISKDLRELDDLFYSILKENGLVILRDALNRVINLLYEGQPTGHATSLKDYENLFPVIGVPAIAKSYQEDEVFAYMRVAGYNPVMIERVTSLGDRFPVTEEHYQAVMGTDDSLTAAGLEGRLYLADYKILSGVINGTYPREQKYVYSPLALFALPKGSDTTRLLRPVAIQCGQTPGPDYPIVTPNSGKYAWLFAKTVVQIADANIHEAVTHLARTHLLVGVFAIATARQLPLTHPLRILLRPHFDSTLAINNAAQRILIAPGGGVDRLLSPSIDNSRVLAVLGLQSYGFNSAILPKQFQQRGVDDPNLLPVYPYRDDALLVWDAIHQWVSDYLNLYYPTDETIHRDIALQTWAAEISAYDGGRIPDFGEDGGIKTLNYLIDATTLIIFTASAQHAAVNFPQKDLMGYAAAIPLAGYLPASTLKREVTEQDYLNLLPPLDQVQRQYNLLSLLGSVYYNKLGEYEQGYFTDEKVKPLLQGFQSHLQQVENTIKERNLHRPAYEYLLPSKIPQSINI; translated from the coding sequence ATGACTGCTTCATCACCAGATAATTTAATCAGTTCATCAAGTACTCATACTTTAGATATAGCTAGGCAAGAGTATCAATATAACTACATCCATATTCCATCTATTGCGATGGTGGATCAACTTTCTACTGCCGAAGAGTTCACCACTAACTGGTATTTTTTATTAGCCCAGCAGTTACGAGTTCTTTTTGTCAATACCTTGATTGTCAACAGAGGTAATCAAGGTTCTAAATCGATTCGTGATGATGTCGAAAAGTTTATTTTAGAAGCCTTGTTCAAGGGAGCATTACCAGCCCGAATCAGCATTCTGGCAAGAATCCTGCAAATTATCCCTCAGTTTTTACTCAAAAGCATATCTAAGGATCTTAGAGAACTCGACGATCTTTTTTATTCTATTCTGAAAGAAAACGGACTTGTGATCCTCAGAGATGCTCTAAATAGGGTAATTAACCTTTTATATGAAGGACAGCCTACAGGACATGCAACCAGTCTCAAGGACTACGAAAATTTGTTTCCGGTGATTGGTGTCCCAGCGATCGCCAAAAGTTACCAGGAAGATGAAGTCTTTGCCTACATGCGAGTGGCTGGCTACAATCCCGTGATGATTGAGCGAGTAACTAGTCTAGGCGATCGCTTCCCAGTCACAGAGGAACATTACCAAGCAGTGATGGGAACTGACGATTCATTAACAGCAGCAGGACTTGAAGGAAGGCTCTACTTAGCTGACTATAAAATTTTATCAGGTGTCATCAACGGGACATACCCACGTGAGCAAAAATATGTCTACTCTCCTCTAGCACTGTTTGCCTTACCCAAAGGCTCAGATACCACCAGGCTATTACGTCCGGTAGCCATTCAATGCGGTCAAACCCCAGGCCCAGATTATCCGATCGTTACCCCTAACTCCGGTAAATACGCTTGGCTTTTTGCCAAAACAGTTGTCCAAATAGCAGATGCCAACATCCACGAAGCTGTTACTCACCTAGCAAGAACTCACCTTTTGGTTGGTGTTTTTGCGATCGCAACTGCTCGACAACTGCCACTCACCCATCCACTGAGAATTCTGCTGCGTCCGCATTTTGACAGTACCTTAGCAATTAACAATGCCGCCCAACGGATTCTCATTGCTCCTGGCGGTGGCGTAGATAGATTGCTCTCACCATCAATCGATAACTCTCGCGTTTTAGCAGTGCTAGGGTTACAAAGCTATGGTTTTAATAGTGCCATCTTACCCAAGCAATTCCAACAGCGTGGTGTGGATGATCCCAATTTATTACCTGTTTATCCTTACCGGGATGATGCATTATTAGTCTGGGATGCGATTCATCAATGGGTTTCAGATTACTTGAACCTTTACTACCCTACCGATGAAACCATTCACAGAGATATAGCCCTGCAAACATGGGCAGCTGAAATCTCAGCTTACGATGGTGGTCGTATCCCCGATTTTGGCGAAGATGGGGGTATCAAAACCCTAAATTACCTGATTGATGCCACTACGCTGATTATTTTTACTGCCAGTGCCCAACATGCAGCCGTTAACTTTCCGCAAAAAGATTTGATGGGCTATGCCGCAGCTATACCATTGGCAGGTTATTTACCAGCCTCAACTCTCAAAAGAGAAGTTACCGAGCAAGACTACCTCAATTTGCTCCCCCCTTTAGATCAGGTACAACGGCAATATAACCTACTCAGCTTATTGGGATCTGTATACTACAACAAGTTGGGCGAGTATGAGCAAGGATACTTCACAGACGAGAAAGTAAAACCATTGTTACAGGGATTCCAGAGCCATCTTCAGCAGGTAGAAAATACCATCAAGGAGCGTAATTTGCACCGCCCAGCCTATGAGTATCTGCTTCCTTCTAAAATTCCTCAAAGCATCAATATCTGA